One genomic segment of Vibrio quintilis includes these proteins:
- a CDS encoding substrate-binding periplasmic protein → MGYTGLLSGLWLIFLLISPALKAHAAETAGTVSNKPFLIAMYPGANELQSQLITRIYHELFTRLGITVNVQPFPMKRASVQADDGKIDGEAIRIRNYSQMHPNLRLIDFPVVQVVFVAYARRSHQIRLEDGWDSLIDSDYMVGYRRGIVYSEQILKKHINPERLNESKSAEQGLLKLIHGRIDLFVYPLGHFVSHQDLQESTEVVSVLETVPLYLYVHKRHEALIPDIEQSLIDMRAEGRMMELCTQVYQQEADKHCINDGIYSSLLW, encoded by the coding sequence ATGGGTTATACAGGTCTTTTGTCCGGGCTTTGGCTGATCTTTTTGTTGATATCGCCTGCACTCAAGGCACATGCAGCCGAAACAGCAGGTACAGTCAGCAACAAACCGTTTTTAATTGCCATGTATCCCGGTGCGAATGAATTGCAAAGTCAGCTGATTACGCGGATCTATCATGAGCTGTTTACACGGTTAGGCATTACTGTCAACGTGCAGCCTTTCCCGATGAAGCGCGCTTCTGTGCAGGCGGATGATGGAAAGATTGACGGGGAAGCCATCCGGATCAGAAACTATAGCCAGATGCACCCGAACTTACGCCTGATTGATTTTCCGGTCGTGCAGGTTGTGTTTGTCGCTTATGCCCGCAGAAGCCATCAAATCAGACTTGAAGACGGCTGGGACAGTCTGATTGACTCTGATTATATGGTGGGCTACCGGCGGGGCATTGTTTATTCAGAACAAATACTCAAAAAACATATCAATCCGGAGCGTTTAAATGAATCCAAATCCGCAGAGCAGGGATTATTAAAACTGATTCACGGCAGAATAGATTTATTTGTATATCCGCTCGGCCATTTTGTCTCTCATCAGGACTTACAGGAAAGTACCGAAGTCGTCTCTGTATTGGAGACGGTTCCTTTGTATTTATATGTACATAAAAGACACGAGGCGTTGATTCCCGATATCGAGCAGTCTCTGATCGATATGCGGGCTGAAGGCCGGATGATGGAATTATGTACACAGGTTTATCAACAAGAGGCGGATAAACACTGTATCAACGACGGCATTTATTCTTCTTTACTGTGGTAA
- a CDS encoding RHS repeat-associated core domain-containing protein, which yields MAEITQSDMEQELYQHIEAQLKAFPGLLNEYRKTSDTLIGKHLFSMDKQLIAKGKKENKETVEKDDDDYQVKVTCPQSGEIEIESVYQSIYHVPLGGLDVKAKAGWLGEVKTETLDKEGKATFKGLKAGEVYTVYIDQNPTEADVNAMLANYDQLDTDLLTWLRDQWEACKAKRLSDSEKSTLDKVISFFKQVLKGLWGSIKSIWSNITEIYDLISDPKKALKGMADGGAAILNAIKKTPEMLEQGLLFASDEAALYLILNAVGVYLAMLPLKFSVPDLIDDLGELAGSVIGDIVMGILGGIALSFVATPAAGVAYTAYRAARSAGKKIKRIVDAIIDVVKDFFKMIKKLLKKLCARMKKFVGGVSNSTKKSIVNGKIEYKARKTKHSNVETSPDYDVKNKPSEIKNQKKAASKEKTVCDKDPVSMATGEELLTITDGHLPGLLPFEWTRLYRTSACEDNHGLGFGWTHSLAHALTVEGDEIIWNDDESKLTRFPRPTRQKPAIVNRLAEAGAFLADNGEIVIISDSRFYYFRLSGDSGQLNRIEDQYGHQLHIGYLDSRPVRVYTDTNLKFELVYELGLIKQVDLYVYLREKDEWQFVQTQVTYDYNDQAQLISATNANGETERYTYDDQHVILSRQLAGGATFSWEWEREGKHVRAIRQYSNIESIDTRYEWDDESHTVTLTNSNGTQQVYQHDDNALLIKEVDASGGEYLKAYDDDGNLVEETDAVGNVTRYEYNAQGEMEAQIAPNGLVTQFTYNSQSDVVHIVQAEAEWHYKHDKWGHVTEQTDPLGHVTRYRYNEHGLIEQINGPDGSEHRLMWNMNGHLVSEVTPQGEEIRYRYDVLGRLRYRQDSRGVTEMNYDSVGRLVRLVMPGGKVSQYEYNAYGKVTRQTDPLGRVTEYEYQWPLHLVTRKINPDGSSVQYQYNNRFNFVSDIINERGERYQIEYAPTGHVQREVTFDGRTFSYEYDAHTQLTAKTETGADGTELATQYAYDSLGNLTHKILPDGREVSYQYDLAGRLKLVDDGRWPLAFDYDLMGQITEEHQGWASFGYRYDAAGQLSKMILPDGQIVEHQFQHGQVQQVSLNGECLTQHQYQPDGLEVSRRQGALTSRYLYDESGRLLEHRAHQASQQRLFRRYQYSQSGSLSRVEDAQRGIQEYQYDPLERLTSVRGVLDETFTHDPAGNLLSDRQANVEGNQLLFQGDRHFSYDEFGNLTQEARGKEGRLVSGYQYDCEHRLTQVTRPDGTQASYTYDAFGRRVKKQVTSPQGDTSVTEFLWQGDKLLSEISDNDYRTYLYEYETFRPLAVVCGEGPQAAQAYFYHLDQIGTPLEMTDSGGEVVWSVDYHAYGNVARQRVAQISSPLRFQGQYYDEETGLHYNRHRYYSPDTGRFITPDPIRLAGGLNNYQYVVNPTGWVDPLGLVQGTGNCSDNKKQLVTGELEVDEYGELSPGVVGDNLTPHHMPSNKYVREKLGGKTEEGISMMMEQISPGKGGRHRKTRTYGGKGRKSELMKETPRNALARDIFDVRSIYLEDKLYGEKVRNSLKLVIAKNKKKWPGVFDKKKAGSD from the coding sequence ATGGCAGAAATAACACAGAGCGACATGGAGCAGGAGCTGTATCAGCATATCGAAGCACAACTCAAAGCCTTTCCCGGGCTATTAAATGAGTACCGGAAGACATCGGATACATTGATTGGAAAACATCTGTTTTCGATGGATAAGCAATTGATCGCTAAGGGTAAGAAAGAGAACAAAGAAACCGTTGAGAAAGATGATGATGACTATCAGGTAAAAGTCACATGCCCGCAAAGTGGTGAAATTGAAATTGAAAGTGTCTATCAATCAATTTATCACGTGCCGCTGGGTGGTCTGGATGTCAAAGCGAAAGCGGGCTGGCTGGGGGAAGTGAAAACTGAAACCCTGGACAAAGAGGGTAAAGCGACCTTTAAAGGCTTAAAAGCAGGCGAAGTTTATACAGTTTATATCGATCAAAACCCGACTGAAGCCGATGTGAATGCGATGCTTGCCAATTATGATCAACTGGATACAGATTTACTGACCTGGCTGCGTGATCAGTGGGAAGCCTGCAAAGCAAAACGGTTATCCGATTCAGAGAAAAGTACCCTGGATAAAGTGATTTCTTTTTTCAAACAGGTACTGAAAGGGCTATGGGGCTCGATTAAAAGTATCTGGAGTAATATCACGGAAATCTATGATCTGATTTCTGATCCGAAAAAAGCATTGAAGGGGATGGCTGATGGCGGTGCTGCGATATTAAATGCCATCAAAAAAACGCCGGAAATGCTGGAACAGGGATTACTGTTTGCCTCGGATGAAGCCGCGTTATATCTGATTCTGAATGCCGTTGGTGTGTATCTCGCGATGTTGCCGCTGAAGTTTTCGGTGCCTGACTTAATCGATGATCTGGGAGAACTTGCCGGGAGTGTGATCGGTGATATTGTGATGGGAATTTTGGGCGGTATCGCACTGTCATTTGTTGCCACGCCGGCAGCAGGCGTGGCCTATACAGCCTATCGTGCAGCCAGAAGTGCCGGAAAGAAAATCAAGCGTATCGTGGATGCAATTATCGATGTCGTGAAAGATTTCTTCAAAATGATTAAAAAGTTACTGAAAAAGCTATGTGCCAGAATGAAAAAATTCGTCGGGGGTGTCAGCAATAGTACAAAAAAATCAATTGTAAACGGTAAAATTGAATACAAGGCAAGAAAAACAAAACATTCCAACGTTGAAACTTCACCGGATTACGATGTAAAAAACAAACCTTCAGAAATTAAAAATCAAAAGAAAGCAGCTTCAAAGGAAAAAACTGTCTGCGATAAAGACCCGGTTTCGATGGCCACCGGAGAAGAGTTATTAACCATCACCGACGGCCATCTGCCGGGGTTACTCCCTTTTGAATGGACCCGCTTATACCGCACCAGTGCCTGTGAAGATAATCATGGCCTTGGCTTTGGCTGGACGCATTCGCTGGCACATGCTCTGACGGTTGAAGGCGATGAGATCATCTGGAATGACGATGAAAGTAAGCTGACCCGTTTTCCCCGTCCGACCAGACAAAAGCCAGCGATTGTCAACCGGCTGGCTGAGGCCGGTGCGTTTCTCGCCGATAATGGTGAGATTGTGATTATCTCGGACTCCCGGTTCTATTATTTCCGTCTGAGTGGTGATTCGGGTCAGCTGAACCGGATTGAAGACCAATACGGTCATCAACTGCATATTGGTTATCTCGATTCGCGGCCGGTGCGGGTTTATACCGATACCAATCTGAAATTTGAGCTGGTGTATGAGCTGGGCTTGATCAAACAGGTCGATTTATATGTGTATTTGCGTGAGAAAGATGAGTGGCAGTTTGTTCAGACGCAGGTGACATATGATTATAACGACCAGGCTCAGCTGATTTCCGCGACCAATGCCAACGGAGAAACGGAGCGTTACACCTATGACGATCAACATGTGATTTTATCCCGCCAACTGGCGGGGGGCGCAACTTTCAGCTGGGAGTGGGAAAGGGAAGGAAAACATGTTCGTGCGATTCGCCAGTACAGCAATATCGAATCCATTGACACCCGCTATGAGTGGGATGATGAAAGCCATACCGTAACGCTGACCAATAGTAACGGCACGCAGCAGGTGTATCAGCACGATGACAACGCCCTGCTGATTAAAGAAGTCGATGCCAGTGGTGGTGAGTACCTGAAAGCTTATGATGATGATGGCAATCTGGTGGAAGAAACGGATGCTGTCGGCAATGTGACCCGTTACGAATATAACGCTCAGGGGGAAATGGAAGCTCAAATAGCCCCCAATGGGCTTGTTACTCAGTTTACTTATAACAGCCAGAGTGATGTGGTGCATATTGTTCAGGCAGAAGCTGAATGGCATTACAAACATGACAAGTGGGGTCATGTGACTGAACAAACGGATCCGCTGGGGCATGTGACCCGTTACCGGTATAACGAGCATGGCCTGATTGAGCAGATCAATGGCCCGGATGGCAGTGAACACCGGCTGATGTGGAATATGAATGGTCATCTGGTCAGTGAGGTGACACCGCAGGGCGAAGAGATCCGTTATCGTTATGATGTTCTGGGGCGACTGCGTTACCGGCAGGACAGCCGTGGTGTGACTGAGATGAATTATGATTCGGTCGGTCGCCTGGTGCGGCTGGTGATGCCGGGTGGCAAGGTCAGCCAGTATGAATATAACGCCTACGGTAAAGTGACCCGCCAGACAGATCCACTGGGGCGGGTCACAGAATATGAATATCAGTGGCCATTACATCTGGTCACCCGCAAAATCAATCCCGATGGGAGTAGTGTTCAGTATCAATACAATAACCGGTTCAATTTTGTCAGTGACATTATTAACGAGCGGGGAGAGCGTTATCAGATTGAGTATGCGCCAACAGGCCATGTGCAGCGGGAAGTCACGTTTGATGGCCGGACTTTCAGTTATGAATATGATGCGCACACACAATTAACCGCGAAAACGGAAACCGGTGCCGACGGCACTGAGCTCGCCACTCAGTATGCCTATGATTCGCTGGGCAACCTGACACATAAAATATTACCCGATGGCCGGGAAGTCAGCTATCAGTACGATCTGGCTGGCCGGCTGAAGCTGGTTGATGACGGCCGGTGGCCGCTGGCTTTTGATTACGACCTGATGGGGCAGATCACTGAAGAGCATCAGGGCTGGGCCAGCTTTGGATATCGCTATGATGCAGCCGGACAGCTGAGCAAAATGATTCTGCCTGACGGGCAGATCGTTGAACATCAGTTCCAACATGGGCAGGTGCAACAGGTGAGCCTCAATGGTGAATGTCTGACACAGCACCAATACCAGCCGGATGGGCTGGAAGTCAGCCGCCGGCAGGGCGCACTGACCAGCCGTTATCTTTACGATGAATCGGGTCGCTTGCTGGAACACCGGGCGCATCAGGCCTCACAACAACGCCTGTTCCGCCGTTATCAGTACAGTCAGTCCGGCAGCCTGAGCCGGGTGGAAGATGCGCAACGCGGGATTCAGGAATATCAGTATGACCCGCTGGAGCGCCTGACCTCCGTCCGGGGTGTGCTGGATGAAACCTTTACTCATGATCCGGCAGGTAATCTGTTGTCAGACAGGCAGGCGAATGTCGAAGGTAATCAACTGCTGTTTCAGGGCGACCGGCATTTCAGCTACGATGAGTTTGGTAACCTGACGCAGGAAGCCAGAGGGAAAGAAGGCCGCCTGGTCAGTGGGTATCAATATGACTGTGAGCATCGTTTAACCCAGGTCACCCGGCCGGATGGCACGCAAGCCAGTTACACTTATGATGCCTTCGGCCGCCGGGTGAAAAAGCAGGTGACGTCACCACAGGGCGACACCAGCGTCACCGAATTTTTATGGCAGGGCGACAAACTGCTGAGTGAAATCAGTGATAATGATTACCGGACGTATCTGTATGAGTATGAAACGTTTCGTCCGCTGGCCGTTGTGTGTGGTGAAGGTCCGCAGGCAGCACAGGCGTATTTCTATCATCTGGATCAAATCGGCACGCCACTGGAAATGACCGATAGTGGCGGAGAAGTCGTGTGGTCGGTGGATTATCATGCTTATGGCAATGTTGCCCGCCAGCGGGTTGCGCAAATCAGCAGCCCGCTACGCTTTCAGGGGCAATATTACGATGAAGAAACGGGTTTACATTATAATCGTCATCGCTACTATAGCCCGGATACCGGGCGCTTTATTACCCCGGACCCGATTCGCCTGGCTGGCGGGCTGAATAACTATCAGTATGTGGTGAACCCGACCGGGTGGGTGGATCCGCTGGGGTTGGTACAGGGGACAGGTAATTGTTCTGATAATAAAAAACAATTAGTCACGGGGGAGTTAGAGGTTGATGAATATGGTGAATTGTCTCCTGGTGTTGTAGGTGATAACTTAACTCCTCACCATATGCCATCAAATAAGTATGTAAGAGAGAAGCTTGGTGGTAAAACAGAGGAAGGTATCTCGATGATGATGGAGCAGATCTCTCCCGGGAAAGGTGGACGTCATAGAAAGACAAGAACATATGGCGGCAAGGGTAGAAAATCAGAACTAATGAAAGAAACTCCACGCAATGCTCTTGCTCGTGATATCTTTGATGTTCGTTCTATTTATCTAGAGGATAAGTTATATGGTGAAAAAGTTAGAAATTCATTGAAATTAGTTATTGCAAAAAACAAGAAAAAATGGCCGGGAGTGTTTGATAAAAAAAAAGCAGGGAGTGATTGA
- a CDS encoding substrate-binding periplasmic protein, whose amino-acid sequence MHIIHWLSIFCLTFYLLSPARATEQVSPVARDTFRLSMFIGPDNRQTKMMTLLYQDLFQRLGVKVDIRELSMTRASVQANTGKIDGEAIRISAYSEIHTNMRRVNFPVAQVVFVTYARKQDQIKLNDGWEDLIHSGYRIGYLRGIMFSERYLYERIDPLLLSYAKSIRQGFLKLVYGRIDLFIHSRGNFLQDEEMNELLVEASVVEVVPLYMHVHESHTSLIPIIEQGLNEMKKEGRLLEICQQIYLQQAENHCFAENNPYSQLQW is encoded by the coding sequence ATGCATATTATCCATTGGTTGTCGATCTTTTGCCTGACTTTTTACCTGTTGAGCCCGGCCAGAGCAACAGAGCAGGTATCACCGGTAGCGCGTGACACATTCCGGCTCTCGATGTTCATTGGCCCGGATAACCGTCAGACGAAGATGATGACATTGCTCTATCAGGATTTATTTCAGCGGTTAGGGGTAAAAGTAGATATCAGGGAACTTTCGATGACACGGGCATCCGTCCAGGCAAATACCGGTAAAATTGATGGCGAAGCGATAAGGATTTCAGCTTATAGTGAGATTCACACTAATATGCGCCGGGTTAATTTTCCGGTGGCTCAGGTCGTATTTGTTACTTATGCCCGCAAGCAGGATCAGATCAAACTGAATGATGGCTGGGAAGATTTAATTCACTCCGGCTACCGGATCGGATATCTGCGGGGAATCATGTTTTCTGAACGGTATCTTTACGAGAGAATCGATCCTTTACTTCTGAGTTATGCTAAATCTATAAGACAGGGGTTTCTGAAGCTGGTTTATGGAAGAATTGATCTGTTTATCCATAGCCGGGGTAACTTTCTGCAGGATGAAGAAATGAATGAATTGCTGGTTGAGGCTTCTGTTGTGGAGGTTGTCCCTCTGTATATGCATGTCCATGAAAGTCATACGTCTCTTATCCCCATAATTGAACAAGGCCTGAATGAAATGAAAAAAGAAGGCCGTTTGCTGGAGATTTGTCAGCAGATTTATCTGCAGCAGGCTGAAAACCACTGCTTCGCTGAGAATAATCCTTATTCACAGTTGCAGTGGTAG
- a CDS encoding VirK/YbjX family protein: MYSENYILRMKTLSSLIYSGDKGIKKFKKNIRFLLFSLIRRKYTKTLENTFFNDPELLKAIPNIPSVFEMTFMPYGCVTWPVKQRTERRIAHYRFISQIFGSQTSQVLSAKGIDLLTLTDRDGGQYFLNLYRGAKKEGSLGIRLRSESGDVYSLSFTVYQTQAKTFIMHIGAVQGPRGDREQRQASIKTLTRSFHGLRTKSFILEAALMLARIWRIQHVQAVSSKGHIYQAIRYKSSKAKQVKFDYDTFWLEHHGTPLNSYLYAIPLHPERKDPDTLSRNKRRLYTKRYQFLNELEQDIQHSLNTLCPGTSGAT, from the coding sequence ATGTATAGTGAAAATTATATATTGCGGATGAAAACATTATCTTCGCTTATATATAGTGGCGATAAAGGCATTAAAAAATTCAAAAAAAACATCCGCTTTCTTCTGTTTAGTCTGATCAGAAGAAAATATACCAAAACATTAGAGAACACTTTTTTTAATGATCCGGAACTGCTGAAAGCGATCCCAAATATTCCTTCCGTATTTGAGATGACCTTTATGCCATATGGATGCGTCACATGGCCGGTAAAACAGCGGACAGAAAGACGCATTGCCCACTATCGCTTTATCAGTCAGATATTCGGCAGTCAAACATCTCAGGTACTCTCAGCAAAAGGGATTGACCTGCTGACACTCACTGATCGCGATGGCGGACAATATTTCCTGAATCTGTATCGGGGTGCGAAAAAAGAAGGCTCACTCGGTATCCGGCTCCGCAGCGAATCCGGCGATGTCTACAGCTTATCTTTCACGGTTTACCAGACACAGGCAAAAACATTTATCATGCACATCGGTGCAGTTCAGGGGCCACGCGGAGACAGGGAACAACGCCAGGCCAGTATTAAAACTCTCACCCGCTCCTTTCACGGGCTGAGAACCAAATCTTTCATTTTGGAAGCAGCGTTGATGCTGGCGAGAATATGGCGCATTCAGCATGTCCAGGCGGTGTCCTCTAAAGGGCATATCTATCAGGCGATACGCTATAAATCGTCGAAAGCCAAACAAGTGAAGTTTGACTATGACACCTTCTGGCTCGAACATCATGGGACACCGCTGAATTCTTATCTGTATGCCATTCCCTTGCACCCGGAGAGAAAAGACCCGGACACGCTGAGCCGGAACAAGCGCAGGCTGTATACCAAACGTTATCAGTTCCTGAATGAGCTTGAACAAGACATACAACACTCACTCAACACCCTTTGCCCGGGGACTTCCGGAGCAACCTGA
- a CDS encoding ferritin-like domain-containing protein, with the protein MKRLTYTLLTGVLFLGPIISFTVPAAEASYGMSATTQLKDSELTIENMLRYAIEDEYLARGEYQKIIEKFGEKRPFTNIIKAENRHISWLKPLFKKYGVPLPADRGLEFAIVPDDYAETFRIGVNAEILNIRMYSRFLAQPGLPDDIRDVFSRLMKGSENHLAAFKRGIR; encoded by the coding sequence ATGAAACGATTGACTTACACCTTACTGACAGGCGTTTTATTCCTCGGTCCGATCATAAGCTTCACCGTACCTGCGGCTGAAGCATCTTACGGAATGAGTGCTACGACTCAATTGAAAGACAGTGAACTCACCATTGAAAATATGCTCAGATATGCGATTGAAGATGAGTATCTGGCCAGAGGTGAATACCAGAAAATTATCGAAAAATTTGGCGAAAAACGCCCATTCACCAACATCATCAAAGCAGAAAACCGACACATCAGCTGGCTTAAACCTCTGTTTAAAAAATATGGTGTTCCCCTGCCGGCAGATCGTGGATTAGAATTTGCAATCGTCCCGGATGATTATGCAGAGACATTCCGGATTGGCGTGAATGCAGAAATCTTAAATATCCGGATGTACAGCCGCTTTCTGGCACAACCTGGCCTGCCGGATGATATCCGGGACGTCTTCAGCCGGTTAATGAAAGGTTCCGAAAACCATCTGGCAGCTTTCAAACGGGGAATCAGGTAA
- a CDS encoding DUF4123 domain-containing protein, which translates to MDDLHEQLSADLCWYVILNRTSDSQPHQAFYAHGGEDARGLWLGTPYENWDEVMPLMASFDAQHPFLSWVQSQDNEDWGMFAGTDPDVSPEAVYRHFRSLIQVWMPSGNHAFFRFYDPRFSLNVARFCRDDQRAALMGPVQCWLSNSGRVENPEPQADVQEQAFPWWKVPQQVTEILSEDKSMLIINLLQGLKDYSQALYDACPEPVLQQKVRRFVNTYQGEDDHWLAGWIDYMTQEQTRLGHVLWQK; encoded by the coding sequence ATGGATGATCTGCACGAACAGCTTTCTGCTGATTTATGCTGGTATGTCATTTTAAACCGCACCAGTGATTCACAACCCCACCAGGCATTTTATGCCCATGGCGGAGAAGATGCCCGCGGCTTGTGGTTGGGTACACCCTATGAAAACTGGGATGAAGTGATGCCGCTGATGGCGTCGTTTGACGCACAGCATCCGTTTTTATCCTGGGTTCAGTCACAGGACAATGAAGACTGGGGCATGTTTGCCGGTACGGATCCGGACGTGTCACCTGAGGCAGTTTACCGCCATTTCCGCAGTTTGATTCAGGTGTGGATGCCATCGGGCAACCACGCCTTTTTTCGTTTTTACGATCCACGATTCAGCCTGAACGTTGCCCGTTTTTGTCGTGATGATCAGCGGGCAGCGCTGATGGGACCAGTGCAGTGCTGGCTGAGCAATTCAGGCCGGGTTGAAAACCCTGAACCACAGGCGGACGTACAGGAACAGGCCTTCCCGTGGTGGAAAGTACCACAACAGGTGACAGAAATCCTCAGTGAAGATAAGTCGATGCTCATCATTAACCTGTTGCAGGGGCTGAAAGATTACAGTCAGGCGCTTTATGACGCCTGTCCGGAGCCTGTGCTGCAGCAGAAGGTTCGTCGCTTCGTGAATACCTATCAGGGAGAAGATGATCACTGGCTGGCAGGCTGGATTGATTATATGACACAAGAACAAACAAGGCTGGGGCACGTATTATGGCAGAAATAA
- a CDS encoding YjiH family protein: protein MVIVAKTLGLMDLWNLFFWSTLVLTFVVTAISVRLPPLRGMDDTRRVEEVSPRHQSRFKTAWLEGIRVAAHAKPLLSSMLTNLKEGIFMAMSILPSIMSVGLLGLLLAKYTPCFDWLGVLFYPLTWLTGHTQPMLVAKASATGLAEMFLPALIAAKGAFVTRFVAGQVAISSILFFSASIPCILSTQIPLTLRHILIIWYQRTALTIVLGTPVALWAQQFVSG, encoded by the coding sequence ATGGTGATTGTTGCCAAAACGCTGGGCCTGATGGATCTCTGGAACCTGTTTTTCTGGAGCACACTGGTACTGACGTTTGTTGTGACAGCCATCAGTGTCCGTTTACCCCCGTTGAGAGGAATGGATGATACCAGGCGGGTGGAAGAGGTGTCTCCCCGCCATCAGTCCCGTTTTAAAACGGCCTGGCTGGAAGGGATTCGTGTTGCGGCACACGCCAAACCATTACTGAGCAGCATGCTGACGAATCTGAAAGAGGGGATCTTTATGGCGATGAGTATTCTGCCATCGATTATGTCTGTTGGGTTGCTTGGGTTATTGCTGGCTAAATATACGCCCTGTTTTGACTGGCTGGGTGTACTGTTTTATCCGTTGACCTGGCTGACCGGACACACGCAGCCCATGCTGGTGGCGAAAGCATCCGCGACCGGGCTGGCGGAAATGTTTCTGCCGGCGCTGATTGCTGCAAAAGGTGCCTTTGTGACCCGGTTTGTGGCCGGTCAGGTTGCGATTTCATCTATTCTGTTTTTTTCTGCCTCGATTCCATGCATTTTATCGACACAAATTCCCCTGACGCTGAGGCATATTTTAATCATCTGGTATCAGAGAACGGCGCTTACAATTGTTCTCGGAACACCGGTTGCACTGTGGGCGCAGCAGTTTGTGAGCGGATAA